The following coding sequences lie in one Sorex araneus isolate mSorAra2 chromosome 4, mSorAra2.pri, whole genome shotgun sequence genomic window:
- the LOC101547756 gene encoding tryptase-like: MLSLLVLALPLLGSLVLAAPGQAPARGGIVGGQEAPVSKWPWQVSLRMKSDFWAHFCGGSLIHPQWVLTAAHCFGPSVADPADYRVQLREQNLYYRDRLLAISRIMLHPNYYATQSGADIGLLKLQQPVNLSSHVQAIKLPPASETFPPGTPCWVTGWGDVSDGVHLPPPYPLKQVKVPIVDNGECDAQYHLGTSTGDGVQIVKASMLCAGALRKDSCQGDSGGPLACRVNRTWLQAGVVSWGEGCAHPNRPGIYTRVTHFLDWIYQYVPQEP, translated from the exons ATGCTGAGTCTGCTGGTGCTGGCGCTGCCCCTCCTGGGGAGCCTGGTCCTCGCGGCGCCTG gccaggcccccgCTCGAGGGGGCATCGTGGGCGGGCAGGAGGCGCCCGTGAGCAAGTGGCCGTGGCAGGTGAGCCTGCGCATGAAGTCTGACTTCTGGGCACACTTCTGCGGGGGCTCCCTCATCCACCCCCAGTGGGTGCTGACCGCCGCACACTGCTTCGGACC GAGCGTCGCGGACCCCGCAGACTACAGGGTGCAGCTGCGGGAGCAGAACCTCTACTACCGAGACCGGCTGCTGGCCATCAGCAGGATCATGCTGCACCCCAACTACTACGCCACGCAGAGCGGGGCGGACATCGGCCTGCTGAAGCTGCAGCAGCCCGTGAACCTGTCCAGCCACGTCCAGGCGATCAAACTGCCGCCTGCCTCGGAGACCTTCCCGCCAGGGACGCCGTGCTGGGTGACAGGCTGGGGCGACGTCAGCGACGGGG TGCACCTCCCGCCGCCATACCCCCTGAAGCAGGTGAAGGTGCCCATCGTGGACAACGGCGAGTGTGACGCCCAGTACCACCTGGGCACCTCCACGGGCGACGGCGTGCAGATCGTCAAGGCCAGCATGCTCTGTGCCGGGGCCCTCCGGAAGGACTCCTGCCAG GGCGACTCCGGGGGGCCGCTGGCCTGCAGGGTGAACCGCACGTGGCTGCAGGCGGGCGTGGTGAGCTGGGGCGAAGGCTGCGCCCACCCCAACAGACCCGGCATCTACACCCGCGTCACCCACTTCCTGGACTGGATCTACCAGTACGTCccccaggagccctga